In Treponema sp. OMZ 798, the following proteins share a genomic window:
- a CDS encoding FecR domain-containing protein: MKKIFIVISLLCLTFSLMAMDGEVVAVKGKAEIKKGGKWIPAKTGNKIESGSMISTGFKSELTLKIDGSVITVRPMTRLTIEEIAKKNEAVSSEVYLNVGSVKADVKPASTKKVEFKVKTPVATASVRGTSGEISSDGLLIGTSGSWYYANSDGLETRVQIGDSVIISDTGMVTPAQNIKANDVLPQSVQTLAEAEANSPTMTPQSLTMEDAVDIASSVTTVSINIGWED, from the coding sequence ATGAAAAAGATTTTTATTGTTATCAGCCTTCTTTGTCTTACCTTTTCTCTTATGGCAATGGATGGCGAAGTAGTAGCCGTTAAAGGAAAGGCAGAAATAAAAAAAGGCGGAAAATGGATTCCTGCAAAAACAGGAAATAAAATTGAATCGGGAAGCATGATTTCTACAGGGTTTAAGTCCGAACTAACTTTAAAAATTGACGGTTCGGTTATTACGGTTAGGCCTATGACAAGACTTACAATTGAAGAAATAGCGAAAAAAAATGAAGCCGTTTCTTCGGAAGTTTATCTAAATGTAGGCTCCGTAAAGGCTGATGTAAAACCGGCTTCAACAAAAAAAGTTGAGTTTAAGGTAAAAACTCCTGTTGCAACGGCTTCTGTTCGAGGAACATCAGGCGAAATCAGCTCCGACGGTCTTTTAATAGGAACTAGCGGATCATGGTACTATGCAAACAGTGACGGCCTTGAAACAAGGGTTCAGATAGGCGACTCCGTTATCATAAGCGATACAGGTATGGTAACTCCTGCCCAAAACATTAAGGCAAATGATGTTTTACCTCAATCTGTACAAACTCTTGCCGAAGCAGAGGCTAATTCACCTACAATGACACCTCAGAGCTTGACCATGGAGGATGCAGTAGATATTGCATCATCAGTAACAACAGTCAGCATTAATATCGGCTGGGAAGACTAA
- a CDS encoding YigZ family protein translates to MKILIQYASSELNVKNSRFLAEIFPINSASEARELLKIQKEKYEDARHVVHAFVTGENGEVLGCSDDGEPSGTAGRPALAVLKGSGITNIMLTVTRRFGGTLLGTGGLVKAYSDSAKLVLNEAQTEELIKKETFLFECSYSEWENLKRHLDEFSVEHLELAYEEKIRFKGQIPAEKKTPFEAFIENASKGGISLVFPADINADCCY, encoded by the coding sequence ATGAAAATTTTAATACAGTATGCTTCAAGTGAGCTCAACGTAAAAAATTCAAGATTTTTAGCCGAAATTTTTCCTATAAATTCGGCATCTGAAGCCAGAGAGCTTTTAAAAATCCAAAAAGAAAAGTATGAAGATGCCCGTCATGTTGTTCATGCCTTTGTTACAGGCGAAAACGGAGAGGTCTTGGGCTGCTCGGATGACGGAGAACCTTCGGGGACAGCCGGAAGACCGGCCCTTGCAGTACTCAAGGGTTCAGGAATCACAAATATCATGCTTACGGTCACACGCCGGTTCGGAGGTACTCTTTTGGGTACGGGCGGTTTGGTAAAGGCTTATTCGGATTCTGCAAAACTTGTCTTGAATGAAGCCCAAACCGAAGAGCTTATCAAAAAAGAAACTTTTCTTTTTGAGTGTTCCTATTCCGAATGGGAAAATTTAAAGCGGCATCTTGATGAGTTTTCTGTTGAACATTTAGAATTGGCTTATGAAGAAAAGATAAGATTTAAAGGTCAAATCCCGGCAGAAAAAAAAACGCCCTTCGAAGCCTTTATTGAAAATGCTTCAAAGGGCGGTATAAGTTTAGTCTTCCCAGCCGATATTAATGCTGACTGTTGTTACTGA
- a CDS encoding ComEC/Rec2 family competence protein, with the protein MVNEKKLRISCNFFVLKPVVLSACAAILSFYFFCAVENYFNKFLISFIFILSFIIGFIFRKKKSCFIFAGLFIGSLAVLRLFFLSAEPFSLAELSKVESIRAELTGEAYPAGEKYYAASARLISFSYKNGAKFSARGNIKIFFPSELVLQNNAYGISSYKAGSRKEALTNFSKGVIFETAGRFGAKKNGLSPLAFFGDKSVPEFLGWRSAVLKLRAFLRFYLMRLLSGWGSAGALLLALLSANRDFLILPVSEAFKNAGLAHVLALSGMHVSLVSLTALQMGSIFGKKSLAIKFSLVSIILFVWFAGAAPSLNRALGMMILIILGKSLGLQPPMISILCTMLIFHIAVKPDEALSLGFMLSYGALAGILIFGSAVYDILNGKIPPKILGSFSASIGAQTFTAPIVISKIGVLAPIGIIASIVVSPLISAFLILGLAAIFISILFPFTGFIFSYLLNGFYDFIFFIIQIFALFPLMTADTFFDSLAFALLPFTAGIISMFYSDRKLKKRENLLK; encoded by the coding sequence GTGGTAAATGAAAAAAAATTAAGGATCTCTTGTAATTTTTTTGTATTAAAACCGGTTGTGCTGTCTGCTTGTGCAGCAATACTATCTTTTTATTTTTTTTGTGCAGTAGAAAATTATTTTAATAAATTTTTAATAAGCTTTATTTTTATTTTAAGTTTTATAATCGGTTTTATATTTAGAAAAAAGAAGTCTTGTTTTATATTTGCGGGGCTTTTCATAGGAAGTCTTGCCGTATTGCGTCTCTTTTTTCTATCTGCAGAGCCTTTTTCCCTTGCCGAATTAAGTAAGGTTGAAAGCATCCGGGCAGAGCTTACAGGAGAAGCCTATCCTGCAGGTGAAAAATACTATGCTGCAAGTGCCAGACTGATATCTTTTTCATATAAGAATGGGGCTAAATTTTCTGCAAGGGGAAATATAAAAATATTTTTTCCTTCGGAGCTGGTATTACAAAATAATGCTTACGGAATTTCGTCCTACAAGGCCGGTTCAAGAAAAGAAGCTTTAACCAATTTTTCTAAGGGCGTAATATTTGAAACTGCGGGACGTTTCGGTGCAAAGAAAAACGGCTTGAGCCCCTTAGCCTTTTTTGGCGATAAGTCCGTGCCGGAATTTTTAGGCTGGAGATCGGCTGTTTTAAAATTAAGAGCTTTTTTGCGTTTTTACCTTATGCGTTTATTGTCAGGGTGGGGAAGTGCCGGAGCCTTACTTTTAGCCCTTCTTTCTGCAAATAGAGACTTTTTGATTCTTCCGGTTTCGGAAGCTTTTAAAAATGCAGGGCTTGCCCATGTTTTAGCCCTTTCCGGAATGCATGTTTCCTTGGTAAGCTTAACTGCCCTGCAGATGGGGTCTATATTCGGAAAAAAAAGCCTCGCAATAAAGTTTTCTTTAGTTTCCATTATTTTATTTGTTTGGTTTGCAGGGGCTGCTCCATCTCTTAACCGTGCCCTCGGTATGATGATTTTAATTATTTTAGGAAAATCTTTGGGGCTGCAGCCTCCCATGATTTCCATTTTATGTACAATGCTCATTTTTCATATTGCCGTAAAACCTGATGAGGCTCTCAGTCTAGGTTTTATGCTTTCTTACGGTGCCTTGGCCGGTATACTAATCTTTGGAAGCGCCGTATATGATATCTTAAACGGAAAAATACCTCCTAAAATATTGGGGAGTTTTTCGGCTTCGATAGGTGCGCAGACCTTTACAGCTCCTATCGTAATAAGCAAAATAGGGGTCTTGGCTCCGATTGGTATCATTGCTTCTATAGTTGTGAGTCCTCTTATATCGGCCTTTTTAATTTTAGGTCTTGCGGCAATTTTTATTTCTATTTTATTTCCTTTTACAGGCTTTATTTTTTCTTATTTATTGAATGGCTTTTATGATTTTATATTTTTTATTATTCAAATTTTTGCACTTTTTCCTCTTATGACGGCGGATACTTTTTTTGATAGTTTGGCATTTGCTTTGCTTCCCTTTACGGCCGGCATAATTTCTATGTTTTATTCCGACAGGAAATTAAAAAAGAGGGAGAATCTTTTAAAATGA